One genomic window of Geodermatophilus sp. DSM 44513 includes the following:
- a CDS encoding amino acid synthesis family protein: MALQVRKWVSVVEEIHTDGGPELAQPLRKAAVAAVIHNPYAGRWSDELDELLEPSGALARELVARCVAVLGDRAESCGKAAVVGTAGEQEHGVACLTTPFGDALRDGIDGSTWVTSTSKVAAAGEAIDVPLAYKDALFVREFYDTVTVRVPDGPRPDEIVVIAALANRGRPHHRVGGLAKADATAGDGLR, translated from the coding sequence GTGGCACTGCAGGTCCGCAAGTGGGTCAGCGTGGTGGAGGAGATCCACACCGACGGCGGCCCCGAGCTGGCGCAGCCGTTGCGCAAGGCCGCGGTCGCCGCCGTGATCCACAACCCGTACGCCGGCCGCTGGTCCGACGAGCTGGACGAGCTCCTCGAGCCATCCGGCGCGCTCGCACGGGAGCTGGTCGCACGGTGCGTCGCCGTCCTCGGAGACCGCGCGGAGAGCTGCGGCAAGGCGGCCGTCGTCGGGACGGCGGGGGAGCAGGAACACGGGGTCGCCTGCCTGACCACGCCCTTCGGCGACGCGCTCCGCGACGGCATCGACGGCAGCACGTGGGTGACCTCGACGTCGAAGGTCGCCGCCGCCGGTGAGGCGATCGACGTGCCGCTGGCGTACAAGGACGCGCTCTTCGTCCGCGAGTTCTACGACACCGTCACCGTGCGGGTGCCCGACGGGCCACGGCCCGACGAGATCGTCGTCATCGCCGCGCTGGCCAACCGTGGCCGGCCGCACCACCGCGTGGGCGGACTGGCCAAGGCCGACGCCACCGCCGGAGACGGCCTCCGGTGA
- a CDS encoding amidohydrolase family protein: MRLAVVDIGDSHVGDLAGTRLAGDALLCEDGLISWVGSGSDVDLDACDQVLDVGGATVLPGFIDSHVHVTFGDYTPRQKTVGFLESYLHGGMTRAISASEVHVPGRPTDPSGVKALAIAAERSFRHYRPGGVTVHAGSVVLEPGLTAEDFAELNREGVWLAKGGFGAFTAPRDYAPVVRAAQDNHITVMVHTGGGSIPGSLEVMDADALLEIRPDVLGHVNGGPTSLSEEGAEALVVDGGTMALQLVQAGNLRSAVHIGEVALAHGCPERLLIASDTPTGTGVIPLALLRSMAELVSLGPFTPELAVAAVTGSVGAIYDLPAGVLAPGRPADLVVVDAPQGSQADDWRGALRRGDLPAVAAAVTEGQVRFTRSRNTPPPKSTVRLSRGVPMPLPS, translated from the coding sequence GTGAGGCTGGCCGTCGTCGACATCGGCGACTCGCACGTCGGCGACCTCGCCGGCACACGCCTGGCCGGGGACGCCCTCCTCTGCGAGGACGGGCTGATCTCCTGGGTCGGCTCCGGCAGCGACGTCGACCTCGACGCCTGTGACCAGGTGCTGGACGTGGGCGGCGCGACCGTCCTGCCCGGCTTCATCGACTCGCACGTGCACGTCACCTTCGGCGACTACACCCCCCGCCAGAAGACGGTCGGGTTCCTCGAGAGCTACCTGCACGGCGGGATGACCCGGGCCATCTCCGCGAGCGAGGTGCACGTCCCGGGACGCCCGACCGACCCCAGCGGCGTGAAGGCGCTGGCGATCGCCGCCGAGCGGTCCTTCCGGCACTACCGGCCCGGAGGCGTGACGGTGCACGCCGGCTCGGTGGTCCTGGAGCCGGGACTGACCGCGGAGGACTTCGCGGAGCTCAACCGCGAGGGGGTGTGGCTGGCCAAGGGCGGGTTCGGTGCGTTCACCGCGCCGCGCGACTACGCACCCGTCGTCCGTGCGGCCCAGGACAACCACATCACCGTCATGGTGCACACCGGCGGCGGCTCCATCCCCGGGAGTCTGGAGGTGATGGACGCCGACGCGCTCCTGGAGATCCGGCCGGACGTCCTCGGACACGTCAACGGCGGGCCGACGTCGTTGAGCGAGGAGGGCGCCGAGGCGCTCGTGGTCGACGGCGGCACCATGGCCCTGCAGTTGGTGCAGGCGGGCAACCTGCGCTCCGCGGTGCACATCGGTGAGGTCGCCCTCGCGCACGGCTGTCCCGAGCGACTGCTCATCGCCAGCGACACCCCCACGGGCACCGGGGTCATCCCGCTGGCGCTGCTGCGCTCGATGGCCGAACTGGTGTCCCTCGGCCCCTTCACCCCCGAACTGGCCGTCGCCGCCGTCACCGGCAGTGTCGGCGCGATCTACGACCTGCCGGCCGGTGTCCTCGCGCCCGGCCGCCCGGCCGACCTCGTCGTCGTCGACGCCCCCCAGGGCTCGCAGGCCGACGACTGGCGCGGCGCCCTGCGCCGCGGTGACCTGCCGGCCGTCGCCGCGGCCGTCACCGAGGGGCAGGTCCGCTTCACCCGCAGCCGGAACACCCCGCCGCCCAAGTCCACGGTCCGGCTCTCCCGCGGCGTCCCGATGCCGCTGCCGTCCTGA
- a CDS encoding DUF4286 family protein: protein MKGLLFSQMEPPPGWEEDFHDWYESEHIPARMALPGFAEALRYEVLDGTPRWLACYFLDDLGALETPEYRRLKTHPSDRTARMLGAVSGFTRYTCAELSDTGPVGERPGVLSVVGFSVPDGDERDFEAWYAEEHVPLLMEADGWLRVRRYRVLPGHDGPPWTHLALHELRDGDVMAAPERERARTTEWRDRLAQRPWFSSSGRWLYRPVHHAVSTTR from the coding sequence GTGAAGGGCCTGCTGTTCTCGCAGATGGAACCGCCTCCCGGCTGGGAGGAGGACTTCCACGACTGGTACGAGTCCGAGCACATCCCTGCGCGCATGGCGCTGCCCGGCTTCGCCGAGGCCCTGCGGTACGAGGTGCTCGACGGGACGCCACGATGGCTGGCCTGCTACTTCCTCGACGACCTCGGCGCACTCGAGACGCCGGAGTACCGCCGGCTGAAGACCCATCCCAGCGACCGCACGGCCCGGATGCTCGGCGCGGTCTCCGGCTTCACCCGCTACACCTGTGCGGAGCTGTCCGACACCGGCCCGGTCGGTGAACGGCCCGGCGTGCTGTCGGTGGTCGGCTTCTCCGTGCCGGACGGGGACGAGCGCGACTTCGAGGCCTGGTACGCCGAGGAGCACGTCCCGCTGCTGATGGAGGCCGACGGTTGGCTGCGGGTGCGGCGTTACCGCGTCCTCCCCGGCCACGACGGCCCGCCGTGGACCCACCTGGCCCTGCACGAGCTGCGCGACGGCGACGTGATGGCCGCGCCCGAGCGGGAGCGGGCCCGTACCACCGAGTGGCGCGACCGGCTCGCTCAGCGGCCGTGGTTCAGCAGTTCCGGGCGCTGGCTGTACCGGCCCGTCCACCACGCGGTCAGCACGACCCGCTGA
- a CDS encoding dihydrodipicolinate synthase family protein, which produces MALPYSRSEIKDRAREQWHGACNVTLPSFTADFSGLNRQGIAHDVRRAAEHGFWGTLVASESGTTLAEYVQFMEIAADAAPSDLRLVAHLSFSTVEESLQAADAASGLGFEAALLSYPPSFRPTSATEVVAHTRHVAESTDLALVLFAVMTWGFKHLHPTGFPPEALEEMARLETAAALKFEAGGPAALSALVDVHRRVGAHVLVENPMEQYGPALMETLGVQWIGTSGYEAFGDRVPRWMDLLRHGKWDEAMEVFWSYQAAREAKGAFHATFAGANLIHRNGWKYLSYLQGYNGGLLRMPQMRLLPGQMKALRAGLAASGYDLPEDDEQFWTGRFPA; this is translated from the coding sequence ATGGCGCTTCCCTACAGCCGGTCGGAGATCAAGGACCGGGCGCGCGAGCAGTGGCACGGCGCGTGCAACGTCACGCTGCCCTCGTTCACCGCGGACTTCTCGGGCCTCAACCGGCAGGGCATCGCGCACGACGTCCGGCGGGCTGCCGAGCACGGCTTCTGGGGCACGCTGGTGGCCTCGGAGAGCGGGACCACCCTGGCCGAGTACGTGCAGTTCATGGAGATCGCCGCCGACGCGGCACCCAGCGACCTGCGCCTGGTCGCGCACCTGTCCTTCTCCACCGTCGAGGAGTCCCTGCAGGCCGCCGACGCCGCCAGCGGACTCGGCTTCGAGGCGGCTCTGCTGTCCTACCCGCCGTCCTTCCGCCCGACGTCGGCCACCGAGGTGGTGGCGCACACCCGCCACGTGGCCGAGAGCACCGACCTCGCGCTCGTCCTGTTCGCCGTCATGACCTGGGGCTTCAAGCACCTGCACCCGACCGGGTTCCCGCCGGAGGCACTGGAGGAGATGGCGCGGCTGGAGACCGCCGCCGCGCTGAAGTTCGAGGCCGGCGGGCCGGCGGCGCTCAGCGCCCTCGTCGACGTGCACCGGCGGGTCGGTGCGCACGTCCTCGTGGAGAACCCGATGGAGCAGTACGGCCCCGCGCTGATGGAGACCCTCGGCGTCCAGTGGATCGGCACCAGCGGTTACGAGGCGTTCGGCGACCGCGTGCCGCGGTGGATGGACCTGCTGCGCCACGGCAAGTGGGACGAGGCGATGGAGGTCTTCTGGAGCTACCAGGCCGCCCGTGAGGCCAAGGGTGCCTTCCACGCGACCTTCGCCGGGGCCAACCTGATCCACCGCAACGGGTGGAAGTACCTGAGCTACCTGCAGGGCTACAACGGCGGCCTGCTGCGGATGCCGCAGATGCGTCTGCTGCCCGGACAGATGAAGGCACTGCGGGCCGGCCTGGCCGCGTCCGGCTACGACCTCCCGGAGGACGACGAGCAGTTCTGGACCGGGAGGTTCCCGGCGTGA
- a CDS encoding NAD(P)-binding domain-containing protein, translating to MTLFLDGEDIRALATDEVCRAAARSALDAETAGRTKLPPRTDLPSDTGFIRTMPAVLDDVMGLKIMTLVRGVGNRYLVLLYGVEQGDLLGILDADELTRLRTATYTAVAADLMVSTPPTRLALLGSGFEAEGHLRALARSWPLESVAVFSPSPQRRAAFADRMAAEIAVPVTAHVDVADAVADAQVVVLATKATEPVLDGAVLPHGITVLSIGSTRPDLRELDVHTLRRSGTVVVDDPAQVLAESGDVIAACTDGALDPSRLVPVSAVARDPGLLRREPDRDLLTFKSVGTALQDLALARHVLVAARCSDRGRDLGELARLKPPAARALVPGGAR from the coding sequence GTGACGCTGTTCCTGGACGGTGAGGACATCCGGGCGCTGGCGACCGACGAGGTCTGCCGTGCGGCGGCGCGGTCGGCGCTGGACGCCGAGACGGCCGGGCGCACGAAGCTGCCGCCGCGGACCGACCTGCCGAGCGACACGGGCTTCATCCGGACCATGCCGGCCGTGCTGGACGACGTCATGGGCCTGAAGATCATGACCCTGGTGAGGGGTGTCGGGAACCGCTACCTGGTCCTGCTGTACGGCGTGGAGCAGGGCGACCTGCTGGGCATCCTCGACGCCGACGAACTGACCCGGTTGCGGACGGCGACGTACACGGCGGTCGCCGCGGACCTGATGGTGTCGACCCCGCCGACGCGGCTGGCCCTGCTCGGCTCCGGTTTCGAGGCGGAGGGTCACCTGCGGGCCCTGGCGCGGAGCTGGCCACTGGAGTCCGTCGCCGTCTTCAGCCCGTCGCCGCAGCGGCGCGCGGCCTTCGCCGACCGGATGGCCGCGGAGATCGCGGTGCCGGTGACCGCCCACGTCGACGTCGCCGACGCGGTGGCCGACGCGCAGGTCGTCGTGCTGGCCACGAAGGCCACCGAGCCGGTGCTCGACGGCGCGGTGCTGCCCCACGGCATCACGGTCCTGTCCATCGGCTCCACCCGGCCGGACCTCCGCGAGCTCGACGTGCACACGCTGCGGCGCAGCGGGACCGTGGTCGTGGACGACCCGGCGCAGGTGCTGGCCGAGTCCGGGGACGTCATCGCCGCCTGCACCGACGGCGCGCTGGACCCGTCCCGGCTCGTCCCGGTGTCCGCCGTCGCCCGCGACCCCGGCCTGCTGCGGCGCGAACCCGACCGGGACCTGCTCACCTTCAAGTCCGTGGGCACCGCCCTGCAGGACCTCGCGCTGGCGCGGCACGTGCTCGTGGCGGCGCGGTGCTCCGACCGCGGCCGGGACCTGGGCGAGCTCGCCCGGCTCAAGCCCCCCGCCGCCCGAGCCCTGGTCCCCGGAGGAGCGCGATGA
- a CDS encoding NAD-dependent succinate-semialdehyde dehydrogenase encodes MTRAQRYDDPAVRKVLDALPTGVLVDGAWRPAAGGTFAVDDPATGAELARVADAGPAEAMAALDAATAAQASWGETAPRERADLLRAAYDATLARRDEFAVLMTLEMGKPLAEAHAELDYAVDFLRWFSEEAVRIDGDYVRAPNGRGRLLVTSRPVGPCLLITPWNFPLAMATRKIAPALAAGCTAVLKPAELTPLTTLLFTQLLVELGLPAGVLNVLTTTDPGALTRPLLADGRIRKLSFTGSTEVGKVLLAQCADKVVRTSMELGGNAPLLVFADADLDAAVDGAVMAKMRNMGEACTASNRLYVAREVAEEFGRRLADRLGGMRLGHGLDEGTQVGPLIDRPSLEKVTTLVDDAVHRGARVLTGGRPAGPEGGWFFQPTVLADVSTDARVMREEVFGPVAPVVPFDTEEEAVRWANDTEYGLVAYVFTESLERGLRVSEALEVGMVGLNQGIVSNAAAPFGGVKESGIGREGGRAGIREFLDTKYVAVPR; translated from the coding sequence ATGACGCGTGCACAGAGGTACGACGACCCGGCGGTGCGCAAGGTGCTCGACGCGCTCCCGACCGGGGTGCTGGTCGACGGCGCCTGGCGCCCGGCCGCAGGGGGCACCTTCGCCGTCGACGACCCGGCCACCGGGGCCGAGCTCGCACGCGTCGCCGACGCCGGACCCGCCGAGGCCATGGCCGCCCTGGACGCCGCGACCGCTGCGCAGGCGTCCTGGGGCGAGACCGCCCCACGCGAGCGGGCCGACCTGCTGCGCGCCGCCTACGACGCCACGCTCGCCCGGCGGGACGAGTTCGCGGTGCTGATGACCCTGGAGATGGGCAAGCCGCTCGCCGAGGCGCACGCCGAGCTCGACTACGCCGTGGACTTCCTGCGCTGGTTCTCCGAGGAGGCCGTTCGCATCGACGGCGACTACGTGCGGGCGCCGAACGGCCGCGGTCGCCTGCTGGTGACCAGCCGGCCGGTAGGGCCGTGCCTGCTGATCACGCCGTGGAACTTCCCACTGGCGATGGCCACCCGCAAGATCGCCCCGGCTCTCGCCGCGGGGTGCACCGCGGTCCTCAAGCCGGCCGAGCTGACCCCGCTGACCACGCTGCTGTTCACCCAGCTGCTCGTCGAGCTCGGCCTGCCGGCCGGGGTGCTCAACGTGCTCACCACCACCGATCCCGGCGCGCTCACCCGCCCGCTGCTGGCCGACGGGCGCATCCGGAAGCTGTCGTTCACCGGCTCCACCGAGGTCGGCAAGGTCCTGCTCGCGCAGTGCGCGGACAAGGTCGTGCGCACGTCGATGGAGCTGGGCGGCAACGCGCCGCTGCTGGTCTTCGCCGACGCCGACCTGGACGCCGCGGTCGACGGCGCGGTCATGGCCAAGATGCGCAACATGGGCGAGGCGTGCACCGCCAGCAACCGCCTCTACGTGGCCCGCGAGGTGGCCGAGGAGTTCGGCCGCCGGCTGGCCGACCGGCTGGGCGGCATGCGCCTCGGGCACGGCCTGGACGAGGGCACCCAGGTGGGGCCGCTGATCGACCGGCCGTCGCTGGAGAAGGTCACCACGCTGGTCGACGACGCCGTGCACCGCGGTGCCCGGGTGTTGACCGGTGGCCGCCCGGCGGGCCCGGAGGGCGGGTGGTTCTTCCAGCCGACGGTGCTCGCCGACGTCAGCACCGACGCGCGGGTGATGCGTGAGGAGGTCTTCGGCCCGGTGGCACCGGTCGTCCCCTTCGACACCGAGGAGGAGGCGGTGCGCTGGGCCAACGACACCGAGTACGGCCTCGTCGCCTATGTCTTCACCGAGAGCCTGGAGCGCGGGCTGCGGGTCAGCGAGGCGCTGGAGGTCGGGATGGTGGGGCTGAACCAGGGGATCGTGTCCAACGCGGCCGCCCCGTTCGGGGGGGTCAAGGAGTCGGGGATCGGTCGCGAGGGCGGCCGGGCCGGCATCCGCGAGTTCCTCGACACGAAGTACGTGGCAGTGCCGCGGTGA
- a CDS encoding VOC family protein: MSDVGVPSRPTRLRQLVLEVPDPATTGRFLEEGLTLGTAARADGAVTVLTDPPYAGTGPAEILVLRAGPGVRLVEVVLEGSPGLDLGAVTGRLEALGRTTARLPADDGAGPGLAVEVGGIRVSLREIVPAVAHQPVLPPSSLRPRRLGHVNVLTPEPAALVQTMIEGLGLRLSEQIGEAFYFLRIGSEHHNLGVRAGPVGGAHHVALEVHGWDSYRVLCDRLAGLGWSVEYGPGRHGPGNNLFVYVRDPSSGLRFELFSDMVHIEDEATYRPPRWRLDERHRTVNVWGPGPPESFLS; this comes from the coding sequence GTGAGCGACGTCGGCGTCCCGTCCCGGCCGACCCGGCTGCGGCAGCTCGTCCTCGAGGTGCCCGACCCCGCCACCACGGGCCGGTTCCTGGAGGAGGGGTTGACGCTGGGCACGGCTGCGCGGGCGGACGGGGCCGTCACCGTCCTCACCGACCCCCCGTACGCGGGCACCGGCCCGGCCGAGATCCTGGTGCTGCGTGCGGGCCCCGGGGTGCGACTGGTCGAGGTCGTGCTGGAGGGCTCACCGGGCCTGGACCTGGGCGCCGTGACCGGCCGGCTGGAGGCGCTGGGCCGGACCACCGCGCGTCTCCCCGCGGACGACGGCGCGGGTCCCGGCCTGGCCGTGGAGGTCGGGGGCATCCGGGTGAGCCTGCGGGAGATCGTGCCGGCCGTCGCGCACCAGCCGGTGCTGCCCCCGTCCTCGCTGCGCCCCCGCCGGCTCGGACACGTCAACGTCCTGACGCCGGAGCCCGCCGCGCTCGTGCAGACGATGATCGAGGGCCTGGGCCTGCGGCTGTCCGAGCAGATCGGCGAGGCGTTCTACTTCCTGCGGATCGGCAGCGAGCACCACAACCTCGGCGTCCGCGCCGGACCGGTCGGTGGCGCGCACCACGTCGCACTGGAGGTGCACGGCTGGGACAGCTACCGGGTGCTCTGCGACCGGCTCGCCGGCCTGGGGTGGTCGGTCGAGTACGGCCCCGGCCGGCACGGTCCCGGCAACAACCTCTTCGTCTACGTACGGGACCCGTCCTCCGGGCTGCGCTTCGAGCTGTTCAGCGACATGGTCCACATCGAGGACGAGGCCACCTACCGCCCGCCCCGGTGGCGGCTGGACGAGCGGCACCGGACGGTCAACGTCTGGGGACCCGGCCCGCCCGAGAGCTTCCTGTCGTGA
- a CDS encoding thiamine pyrophosphate-dependent enzyme gives MTDREWGSDLAVDLLRQAGIEYVALNPGATIRGLHDSLVHAPDGAPRMVLCLHEGVAVGIAHGYAKASGRPMAVLLHDVVGLQNASMAIYNAWCDRVPMLVLGGTGPMSKARRRPWIDWIHTASAQAEAIRHYVKWDDQPHDLHSVPESFARAVGLATSSPAGPVYWCLDVDLQEERLPADLPEVSLDRFAVPTPPAARPEDLDELAERLRTARFPLFVAGHAGDTPEGFTALVELAELLAAPVLDTGPRLNFPTDHELWAAGMPDRLAEADLVVLLDVDDPLGALRGALSDVRAPAVAITPGHLRVRSWAHDYQALVPTSRHLTSDAVPALTGLLARLREDPAPSGTVAERRAGLAGCVRRTRERWRAAAETATAAGTVPVPRLLSELGRALEGRDWVLAAGTVDRAEHRLWDFTRPRQWCGHSGGGGLGYGPAASVGVALASPPGRIVVDVQGDGDLLFGPQALWTAARLGVPVLFVVHDNRAYGNTVGHARSLGATRGRSAGSEYVGSGLDQPAVDLAGLARSLGVPAWGPVRDPGHLRLALTDALATVAAGRPALIDVLTPGGPGDPEGDR, from the coding sequence GTGACCGACCGGGAGTGGGGCTCGGACCTGGCCGTCGACCTGCTGCGGCAGGCCGGCATCGAGTACGTGGCGCTCAATCCCGGCGCGACGATCCGGGGACTGCACGACTCGCTGGTGCACGCCCCCGACGGCGCTCCCCGGATGGTGCTCTGCCTGCACGAGGGGGTCGCCGTCGGGATCGCCCACGGGTACGCGAAGGCCTCCGGCCGGCCCATGGCCGTGCTGCTGCACGACGTCGTCGGCCTGCAGAACGCCAGCATGGCCATCTACAACGCCTGGTGCGACCGGGTGCCGATGCTCGTCCTCGGTGGCACCGGGCCCATGTCGAAGGCCCGGCGCCGGCCGTGGATCGACTGGATCCACACGGCCAGCGCGCAGGCCGAGGCCATCCGGCACTACGTCAAGTGGGACGACCAGCCGCACGACCTGCACTCGGTGCCGGAGTCCTTCGCCCGTGCCGTCGGGCTGGCGACGTCCTCACCGGCCGGGCCGGTCTACTGGTGCCTGGACGTCGACCTGCAAGAGGAGCGGCTCCCGGCCGACCTGCCGGAGGTGTCGCTCGACCGGTTCGCCGTGCCCACCCCGCCGGCCGCCCGGCCGGAGGACCTCGACGAGCTCGCCGAGCGGCTGCGCACCGCACGGTTCCCCCTGTTCGTCGCCGGTCACGCCGGTGACACGCCGGAGGGGTTCACCGCCCTGGTGGAGCTCGCCGAGCTCCTCGCCGCGCCGGTGCTCGACACCGGCCCGCGGCTGAACTTCCCCACGGACCACGAGCTGTGGGCCGCCGGCATGCCGGATCGGCTCGCCGAGGCCGACCTCGTCGTGCTCCTCGACGTCGACGACCCGCTGGGTGCACTCCGCGGCGCGCTCTCCGACGTACGGGCGCCGGCGGTGGCGATCACCCCCGGTCACCTGCGGGTGCGCTCCTGGGCCCACGACTACCAGGCACTCGTCCCGACCTCCCGGCACCTCACCAGCGACGCCGTCCCGGCGCTCACCGGTCTCCTGGCCAGGCTCCGGGAGGACCCCGCCCCGTCCGGCACGGTCGCGGAGCGCAGAGCGGGCCTGGCCGGGTGCGTGCGGCGCACCCGCGAGCGGTGGCGGGCGGCCGCGGAGACCGCCACCGCGGCGGGCACGGTGCCCGTGCCGCGGCTGCTGAGCGAGCTGGGCCGGGCGCTGGAGGGCCGGGACTGGGTCCTGGCGGCCGGCACCGTCGACCGCGCCGAGCACCGGCTCTGGGACTTCACCCGCCCGCGTCAGTGGTGCGGACACTCGGGCGGGGGCGGGCTCGGCTACGGGCCGGCCGCCTCGGTGGGCGTCGCGCTGGCCTCGCCACCGGGCCGCATCGTCGTCGACGTGCAGGGTGACGGGGACCTGCTGTTCGGCCCGCAGGCGCTGTGGACCGCGGCCCGGCTGGGTGTGCCGGTGCTCTTCGTCGTTCACGACAACCGGGCCTACGGCAACACCGTCGGCCACGCCCGTTCCCTCGGTGCCACCCGCGGTCGCAGCGCCGGGTCGGAGTACGTCGGCTCTGGTCTGGACCAGCCGGCCGTCGACCTCGCCGGCCTCGCCAGGTCCCTGGGCGTACCGGCCTGGGGTCCGGTGCGGGACCCCGGACACCTGCGACTGGCACTCACCGACGCCCTCGCCACCGTGGCCGCGGGGCGACCGGCGCTCATCGACGTGTTGACGCCCGGAGGACCGGGCGACCCCGAGGGAGACCGATGA
- a CDS encoding aldehyde dehydrogenase family protein — translation MTDTVDDVLPASDAVDRYVTGREFRMLIGGELVTGDRATETVDPSTGAVLTQVPEAGPADVGRAVAAAEAAQPGWHAAGHDGRAAAFGRFAQLLEDHLEELAVLEAIDSGNPVRAMRGDVGISVAYVRGWPGLAQQMGGQVIPASRDGLHYTTSSPYGVVGRITAFNHPLMFAATRPLPALITGNTVVLKPSPQTPLTTLRLAELFAEAFPPGVVNVVTGGAEAGDALVTHPTVKRIAFTGSVPVGLLIQRRAAESGRVKNVSLELGGKNAMVVFPDTDVAAAVEGAVDGMNLTVCQGQSCGSNSRILVHRAVHDEFVAALAERVSRLRVRTAYEETADMGPVVSAAQLARVTGFLDRAVSDGATLVAGGDRPTGVPREGYFVNPAVLSGVQPGMEVAQDEVFGPVVSVLAWDDYDEMVRVANGVEFGLTASVWTSDLDLAHRTAAALDAGYVWVNDSSRHYFGTPFGGTKNSGTGREESVEELWSYVEQKAVHVRLRSSASVLTHRGW, via the coding sequence ATGACCGACACCGTGGACGACGTCCTGCCCGCCTCCGACGCCGTGGACCGGTACGTGACCGGGCGGGAGTTCCGCATGCTGATCGGGGGTGAGCTGGTCACCGGGGACCGGGCGACCGAGACCGTCGACCCCTCCACCGGTGCGGTGCTGACCCAGGTGCCCGAAGCGGGTCCGGCCGACGTGGGCAGGGCGGTCGCCGCGGCGGAGGCCGCCCAGCCGGGCTGGCACGCCGCCGGGCACGACGGGCGAGCCGCCGCGTTCGGGCGTTTCGCCCAGCTCCTCGAGGACCACCTCGAGGAGCTCGCGGTGCTGGAGGCCATCGACAGCGGCAACCCGGTCCGGGCCATGCGCGGGGACGTCGGCATCAGCGTCGCCTACGTCCGCGGCTGGCCGGGTCTGGCGCAGCAGATGGGCGGCCAGGTGATCCCGGCCAGCCGGGACGGCCTGCACTACACGACCTCGTCGCCCTACGGGGTCGTCGGCCGCATCACCGCCTTCAACCACCCGCTGATGTTCGCCGCCACCCGCCCGCTGCCGGCGCTCATCACGGGCAACACCGTCGTGCTCAAGCCCTCGCCCCAGACGCCGTTGACCACGCTGCGCCTCGCCGAGCTGTTCGCCGAGGCCTTCCCGCCGGGGGTGGTCAACGTCGTCACCGGCGGCGCCGAGGCCGGGGACGCCCTCGTCACCCACCCCACCGTCAAGCGGATCGCCTTCACCGGCAGCGTGCCCGTCGGGCTGCTCATCCAGCGGCGCGCCGCCGAGTCCGGCCGGGTCAAGAACGTGTCCCTGGAGCTCGGCGGGAAGAACGCGATGGTCGTGTTCCCCGACACCGACGTGGCCGCGGCGGTGGAGGGGGCCGTCGACGGGATGAACCTCACCGTCTGCCAGGGACAGTCCTGCGGGTCCAACTCGCGGATCCTCGTGCACCGGGCCGTGCACGACGAGTTCGTGGCCGCACTGGCCGAGCGGGTGTCCCGGCTGCGGGTCCGCACCGCCTACGAGGAGACGGCCGACATGGGGCCGGTGGTGAGTGCCGCCCAGCTCGCGCGGGTGACCGGCTTCCTGGACCGGGCCGTCTCCGACGGCGCGACCCTGGTGGCCGGCGGCGACCGGCCGACCGGCGTCCCGAGGGAGGGCTACTTCGTCAACCCCGCCGTGCTCAGCGGTGTGCAGCCGGGCATGGAGGTGGCGCAGGACGAGGTGTTCGGTCCGGTGGTCAGCGTGCTGGCCTGGGACGACTACGACGAGATGGTCCGCGTCGCCAACGGGGTGGAGTTCGGCCTGACTGCCAGTGTCTGGACCTCCGACCTCGACCTCGCGCACCGGACGGCGGCGGCCCTGGACGCCGGGTACGTCTGGGTCAACGACTCCAGCCGCCACTACTTCGGCACGCCGTTCGGGGGCACGAAGAACAGCGGGACGGGTCGCGAGGAGTCCGTCGAGGAGCTGTGGAGCTACGTGGAGCAGAAGGCCGTGCACGTCCGGCTGCGGAGCTCCGCGTCCGTGCTGACCCACCGGGGCTGGTGA